A single region of the Anaerolineales bacterium genome encodes:
- a CDS encoding DegT/DnrJ/EryC1/StrS family aminotransferase has translation MSQTIPFNNLIPLHTRLQQPLEAALQRVLAGGWYILGPEVEAFESAFAAYHGLKHAVGVANGTDAIELALRAASIGAGDEVITVAHTAAATITAIERAGAIPVMVDIDPLTYTMNPQAAAAAITPHTRAILPVHIYGHPADLSTLKALTDQHGLLLIEDCAQAHAARWNGQLVGTFGALASFSFYPTKNLGALGDGGAILTNDDAYAEKLKRLRNYGQTRRYYHDERGINSRLDELQAALLSAKLPDLAACTVMRREIAATYAAALDGVGDLTLPIELPTAQHVYHLYVIRHPRRTDLMTHLAERGIGTLIHYPVPNHLQAAFSDLGCRVGSLPETEKAAREIVSLPLWIGLSAAQVGAVAAAIKAFA, from the coding sequence ATGAGCCAAACAATTCCTTTCAATAATCTCATCCCGCTCCACACACGCCTTCAGCAGCCGCTTGAGGCAGCGCTTCAACGTGTCTTAGCCGGAGGATGGTATATCCTCGGACCAGAAGTGGAAGCCTTCGAGAGCGCTTTTGCCGCCTATCATGGATTGAAACATGCCGTTGGTGTTGCCAACGGGACGGATGCCATTGAACTCGCCCTTCGTGCGGCGAGCATTGGGGCGGGCGATGAGGTAATCACCGTTGCTCATACCGCCGCCGCCACAATCACCGCCATTGAACGCGCTGGCGCAATACCCGTGATGGTCGATATTGATCCGCTCACCTACACCATGAACCCTCAGGCAGCAGCAGCGGCAATCACCCCCCACACACGGGCGATCCTCCCTGTCCACATCTATGGACATCCCGCCGATCTCAGCACATTAAAGGCATTGACCGACCAGCACGGATTGCTCTTGATCGAAGATTGCGCCCAAGCACACGCCGCACGCTGGAACGGTCAACTCGTTGGGACATTTGGCGCGTTGGCATCCTTCAGCTTTTACCCCACAAAAAATCTCGGTGCGTTGGGCGATGGCGGGGCGATCTTGACCAACGATGATGCCTATGCCGAGAAGCTCAAGCGCCTGCGCAACTATGGGCAGACCCGTCGCTATTATCATGACGAGCGGGGAATTAACAGCCGTCTTGATGAACTTCAGGCAGCCCTTCTCAGCGCAAAACTCCCTGACCTTGCCGCCTGCACTGTCATGCGTCGGGAGATTGCCGCCACCTATGCCGCCGCTTTAGATGGGGTGGGTGATCTGACCTTGCCCATCGAATTGCCTACCGCCCAACACGTCTATCATCTCTACGTGATTCGCCACCCCCGCCGCACCGATCTCATGACACACCTTGCTGAACGGGGTATTGGGACCTTGATTCACTACCCCGTTCCCAACCATCTTCAAGCCGCCTTCAGCGATCTCGGCTGCCGTGTGGGCAGCTTGCCAGAAACAGAAAAAGCCGCCCGTGAGATCGTCAGCCTCCCCCTGTGGATCGGCTTATCAGCCGCACAAGTTGGCGCGGTGGCGGCAGCCATCAAAGCCTTCGCTTAG
- a CDS encoding amino acid ABC transporter substrate-binding protein, protein MRKVMIFLVAVMLTFGVIGVVTAQDNNPNNVPPILPDLGGRTIVAVSSNDYVPFSFLDTVSSKITGFEYDLLDELCRRLNCKLDHKTAEWAGMIEAVSRGEYDLGHVGITIKDERKEKVDFSEPFVVVEQKLLVRADETRYDSLKAFLEDKDAKFGAQPGTTSYFSAEYFVDDAGGDVSARVVPYAKFALAVEALINGDIDAVVTDAVSGVGFISASAGKLKLIDEVISLDPLGLIFPKGSDLVAPFNLALASLEYDGFLTYLETKWFFIYQPPASE, encoded by the coding sequence ATGCGTAAAGTGATGATTTTTCTTGTTGCGGTTATGCTGACCTTTGGCGTGATTGGGGTCGTCACTGCCCAAGATAATAATCCCAACAACGTCCCGCCCATTTTGCCAGACCTCGGCGGGCGAACGATTGTGGCGGTGTCCTCGAACGATTACGTTCCGTTTTCCTTTTTGGACACGGTATCCTCAAAAATTACCGGCTTTGAATATGACCTTCTCGATGAACTCTGCCGCCGGCTGAACTGCAAGCTCGATCACAAAACGGCGGAATGGGCGGGGATGATTGAAGCGGTGAGCCGAGGCGAATATGATCTCGGTCACGTTGGGATCACCATCAAAGATGAACGCAAAGAGAAGGTCGATTTTAGCGAACCCTTCGTCGTCGTGGAGCAAAAACTTCTCGTCCGTGCCGATGAAACACGCTACGACTCACTGAAGGCGTTCCTTGAGGATAAGGACGCCAAATTTGGGGCGCAGCCGGGAACAACATCCTACTTTAGCGCGGAATACTTCGTGGACGATGCTGGTGGGGATGTCTCGGCGCGGGTTGTCCCTTATGCCAAGTTTGCCCTTGCTGTTGAAGCCCTGATCAATGGGGATATCGATGCGGTGGTGACGGATGCTGTCTCCGGTGTGGGGTTCATCAGCGCCAGCGCGGGGAAGTTGAAACTCATTGACGAAGTGATTTCCCTCGACCCGCTTGGGCTGATCTTCCCAAAGGGGAGCGACTTGGTAGCGCCATTCAACCTTGCGTTAGCATCGCTGGAATATGATGGGTTTTTGACCTACCTAGAGACGAAGTGGTTCTTCATCTACCAACCGCCCGCCTCAGAATAA
- a CDS encoding aminopeptidase: protein MPDPRVVNLARTLVEYSVAVQPGETVFLTGEVVALPLIRETYKYVVQAGGRCIPYLLDEDMTDTLTRLGTDDQLEWISPLEDWIAKDAKVLINIRATNNTRRSSSINPQRGALRAKARAELAKIRFARSASGDQRWTLTQFPTEAYAQEADMSLTEFEDFVYGATFADQPDPIRLWKELGKNQQKYVDWLKGKKNVHVHGPNIDMTLSIEGRTFVNSEGTHNMPSGEIFTGPVEDSVNGWVRFTYPAIREGRIVDGVELRFEQGKVVHATAKKNEEYLLTQLASDPGAKYLGEWAIGTNFGIQRFTGNILFDEKIGGTIHMALGRGYPETGSVNESSIHWDMICDMRNGSEIVVDGELFYKNGQFTF, encoded by the coding sequence ATGCCAGACCCTCGTGTTGTTAACCTTGCTCGAACCTTAGTCGAATACTCGGTTGCTGTTCAGCCGGGGGAAACCGTTTTTCTCACCGGTGAGGTCGTCGCCCTGCCGTTGATTCGAGAAACCTATAAGTATGTTGTGCAAGCCGGCGGACGATGTATTCCTTATCTTTTGGATGAGGATATGACAGACACCCTCACCCGCTTGGGGACGGACGACCAACTGGAATGGATTTCCCCTCTGGAAGATTGGATCGCAAAAGATGCGAAGGTGCTGATCAACATTCGCGCCACAAACAACACGCGCCGCAGTTCTTCCATCAACCCCCAACGGGGCGCGCTGCGGGCAAAAGCACGGGCAGAACTAGCAAAAATCCGCTTTGCGCGTTCCGCGTCAGGCGACCAACGCTGGACGCTGACTCAATTTCCCACCGAAGCCTATGCCCAAGAAGCCGACATGAGCCTCACCGAGTTTGAGGATTTTGTCTACGGGGCAACGTTTGCCGATCAGCCCGATCCGATTCGCCTTTGGAAAGAGTTGGGCAAGAATCAACAAAAATATGTCGATTGGCTGAAGGGAAAAAAGAACGTCCACGTTCACGGTCCAAACATTGATATGACGCTCAGCATCGAGGGGCGCACCTTCGTGAATTCCGAAGGAACACACAACATGCCTAGCGGGGAAATCTTCACCGGACCCGTCGAGGATTCGGTGAACGGGTGGGTGCGCTTCACCTATCCGGCAATCCGCGAGGGGCGCATTGTCGATGGCGTCGAACTGCGCTTTGAACAAGGGAAGGTTGTCCATGCCACAGCGAAAAAGAACGAAGAATATCTCTTGACGCAGTTGGCAAGCGACCCCGGCGCAAAATACCTCGGTGAATGGGCGATTGGAACAAATTTTGGGATTCAACGTTTCACCGGAAATATCTTGTTTGATGAAAAAATCGGCGGGACCATCCATATGGCGCTTGGGCGTGGCTACCCCGAAACGGGCAGCGTGAACGAGTCGTCCATTCATTGGGACATGATTTGCGACATGCGCAACGGCTCAGAAATCGTCGTTGATGGCGAATTGTTCTACAAGAATGGGCAGTTTACTTTTTAA
- a CDS encoding HIT domain-containing protein: MDHLFSPWRMRYLRGETETSKPKPAMACIFCAKVTADDAAEHIVFRSTHVYVTLNIYPYNNGHLMIIPYAHVASLEDLPPEALADLMATTNRALKALRTAFNPNAFNVGANLGEAAGAGIAGHFHFHIVPRWAGDTNFMSVVGSTRVIPELLDETWRRLREAWE, from the coding sequence ATGGATCATCTATTCTCACCTTGGCGCATGAGATACCTGCGCGGGGAGACCGAAACGAGTAAGCCCAAACCCGCTATGGCGTGTATTTTTTGTGCCAAAGTAACGGCAGACGATGCCGCAGAGCATATTGTCTTTCGCTCAACGCATGTCTATGTCACCTTGAATATTTACCCTTACAACAATGGTCATTTGATGATCATTCCCTATGCCCATGTCGCCTCTCTGGAAGACCTTCCCCCAGAGGCGTTGGCTGATCTCATGGCGACCACCAACCGGGCGCTTAAGGCACTTCGCACGGCGTTTAACCCGAATGCCTTCAACGTTGGGGCAAACCTCGGTGAGGCAGCCGGAGCGGGTATTGCCGGGCATTTTCATTTTCATATTGTCCCTCGTTGGGCGGGCGATACAAACTTTATGTCAGTGGTCGGCAGCACGCGGGTGATCCCCGAACTGCTGGACGAGACATGGCGGCGTCTGCGCGAGGCATGGGAATAA
- a CDS encoding acetyl-CoA C-acyltransferase has protein sequence MPTNGQHEKHGTDIVILGGARTPHGKFLGALKPYKAVDLGKAAIQAAVERSHIDPAEVDEVIMGQVVPAGAGQAVARQMWIGAGYPDRVGGLAVNKACGSGLKAIMLAANALKAQDGSLYVAGGAESMSNAPYLDFSTRTGARYGHVELKDSLQHDGLWCSLQNWLMGNAAEFIANQLEVTREEMDAFAYESHQKAARASEGGAFQAEITPLVMADKKGETRITSDEPIRGETTVEALGKLKPAFEANGRVTAGNAPGLNDGASAVVVSTRAYAETKGITPLARIVGYGQAALDPQWLFYAPVKAIPIALQRAGWTMAEVDLFEINEAFAAQVLADVRGLEREGYTLPMEKLNVNGGAIALGHPVGASGARVLVTLIHALKARGLKRGIAALCLGGAEAVAMAVEID, from the coding sequence ATGCCGACGAACGGACAGCACGAAAAACACGGAACAGATATTGTCATTCTCGGTGGGGCGCGAACCCCGCACGGAAAATTTTTAGGGGCGTTGAAACCCTACAAAGCGGTGGATTTGGGCAAAGCCGCTATTCAAGCCGCTGTCGAACGCAGCCACATTGACCCCGCCGAGGTGGACGAGGTGATCATGGGGCAGGTTGTCCCCGCCGGCGCGGGGCAGGCAGTTGCCCGCCAAATGTGGATCGGGGCGGGCTACCCAGATCGCGTTGGCGGCTTGGCAGTGAACAAAGCCTGTGGGAGCGGTCTGAAAGCGATTATGCTCGCCGCCAACGCCCTTAAAGCACAGGATGGCTCGCTTTATGTGGCAGGCGGCGCAGAGAGCATGAGCAACGCCCCTTACCTTGATTTCAGCACACGCACCGGCGCACGCTATGGGCATGTAGAACTGAAAGACAGCCTTCAACACGATGGGTTGTGGTGTTCGCTGCAAAACTGGCTGATGGGCAACGCGGCGGAATTCATTGCCAACCAATTGGAAGTGACTCGTGAGGAAATGGACGCCTTTGCCTATGAAAGCCATCAAAAGGCGGCACGCGCCAGCGAAGGCGGCGCATTTCAGGCGGAGATCACCCCCCTGGTAATGGCGGATAAAAAGGGCGAAACACGCATCACCAGCGACGAACCCATCCGGGGGGAGACGACGGTAGAGGCGTTGGGGAAATTGAAACCCGCCTTTGAAGCCAATGGGCGTGTCACGGCGGGCAATGCGCCGGGCTTGAACGATGGTGCATCAGCGGTGGTCGTCAGCACGCGGGCATATGCTGAGACAAAGGGTATTACCCCCCTTGCCCGCATTGTTGGCTATGGGCAGGCGGCGCTCGATCCGCAGTGGTTGTTCTATGCCCCCGTGAAAGCGATTCCGATTGCCCTCCAACGCGCCGGATGGACTATGGCGGAGGTCGATCTTTTTGAGATCAACGAGGCTTTCGCCGCCCAAGTCCTCGCTGATGTGCGCGGCTTGGAACGCGAAGGGTACACGCTCCCTATGGAAAAACTGAACGTGAACGGCGGCGCTATCGCTCTAGGGCATCCGGTGGGGGCGAGTGGGGCGCGTGTCCTGGTGACGCTCATCCATGCGCTGAAGGCGCGGGGCTTAAAACGGGGCATTGCCGCCCTTTGCCTCGGTGGGGCGGAAGCTGTCGCTATGGCGGTGGAGATCGACTAA
- a CDS encoding NTP transferase domain-containing protein → MKVIIPLAGFGTRLRPHTFTKPKPLINVAGKPVLGHLLDKIAGLPIDEYIFIVGYLGEQVEEYVTTKYKIPARFIEQRELLGQAHAIWLAREHLNNDSVFIIFVDTLFETNLSGLSQPDGDSLIFVKEVEDPRPFGVVTLNDQGYITQFVEKPESVENKLVVVGLYYFEQSNPLISAIDDLMTQKKMTKNEYFLADAMQLMIERGVRFKTRRVSEWLDCGRPDTVLATNRYLLKHENDNSEQIIDKEGVIIIPPVNISPTAKIKNSVIGPYVTIGANCVIDSCILRDTIIDDGARCENSLLEQSLIGRNAVVEGRFRTLNVGDSSAVGFS, encoded by the coding sequence ATGAAAGTCATTATCCCCCTCGCCGGGTTTGGGACGCGCTTACGTCCGCACACCTTCACCAAACCCAAACCCTTGATCAACGTCGCGGGAAAGCCTGTCCTCGGTCACTTGCTTGATAAAATTGCCGGACTGCCCATTGATGAATACATTTTCATTGTTGGCTACCTCGGTGAACAGGTTGAAGAATACGTCACCACGAAATATAAAATTCCCGCCCGTTTCATCGAACAGCGCGAACTGCTTGGGCAGGCGCACGCCATATGGTTGGCGCGGGAGCATCTGAACAATGATTCCGTCTTCATCATTTTTGTCGATACCCTTTTTGAGACAAATCTCAGCGGGCTTTCCCAACCCGATGGCGACTCGCTGATCTTCGTCAAAGAGGTGGAAGACCCCCGTCCGTTCGGGGTGGTCACCCTGAACGATCAAGGCTACATCACCCAATTTGTCGAAAAGCCAGAGAGTGTCGAGAATAAACTTGTTGTGGTGGGGCTGTACTATTTTGAGCAAAGCAACCCCCTCATCAGCGCCATTGATGACCTCATGACGCAAAAAAAGATGACGAAGAACGAGTATTTCCTTGCTGATGCCATGCAGTTGATGATTGAGCGCGGGGTGCGCTTCAAAACCCGCCGTGTCAGCGAATGGCTGGACTGTGGGCGTCCTGATACCGTCCTCGCCACGAATCGTTACTTACTTAAACACGAGAACGACAACAGCGAGCAGATCATCGATAAAGAGGGGGTGATCATCATCCCGCCGGTGAACATCTCCCCAACGGCTAAGATCAAAAACTCGGTGATCGGACCCTATGTCACCATTGGCGCAAACTGCGTGATCGACTCCTGCATCCTGCGCGATACCATCATTGATGATGGCGCACGCTGCGAAAACTCCCTTCTGGAACAAAGCCTGATCGGGCGTAACGCCGTTGTCGAAGGGCGCTTCCGCACCTTGAACGTTGGGGATAGTTCGGCAGTGGGGTTCTCGTAG
- a CDS encoding aminotransferase class I/II-fold pyridoxal phosphate-dependent enzyme, protein MRNFISNRVAGVPPSGIRRFFDIAATMDDVISLGIGEPDFVTPTGILNAGIESLRRGDTHYTSNSGTIELRRGLSDYIARLYGIVYHPEQEILITVGVSEALYLVMTAILDPGDEVIIPEPCFVAYAPEVTLAGGMPITVPTFFADQFEVSAAQIAAAITPRTKAILIGYPNNPTGAVMPREKLAAIATLAEKHDLCVISDEIYDRLIYSGFQHTQFATLPGMRERTVVLGGFSKSHAMTGWRIGFATGNKDVIAAMRKVHQYTIMSAPTTAQVAALEALAHGEPDVAAMVGEYDRRRRLIVGGFNELGLTCFEPKGAFYAFPNITATGMDENTFAETLLQEERVAMVPGSAFGGSGVGYARASYATAYEKIEQALERLHRFMQRHG, encoded by the coding sequence ATGAGAAATTTTATTTCCAACCGTGTGGCGGGCGTCCCGCCATCAGGCATTCGGCGCTTTTTTGACATCGCCGCGACCATGGACGATGTGATCTCCCTCGGCATTGGCGAGCCAGATTTCGTCACGCCAACGGGCATTCTGAATGCCGGCATCGAATCGCTGCGGCGGGGCGATACCCACTACACCAGCAATTCGGGGACAATCGAACTGCGCAGGGGGCTTTCGGACTACATTGCCCGCCTTTACGGGATCGTCTATCACCCAGAGCAAGAAATCCTCATCACTGTCGGCGTTAGCGAGGCGCTCTACCTCGTTATGACGGCGATCCTTGACCCTGGGGATGAGGTGATCATCCCTGAACCGTGTTTCGTCGCCTATGCGCCGGAAGTGACCCTCGCTGGCGGCATGCCGATCACCGTCCCCACCTTTTTTGCCGATCAGTTTGAGGTAAGCGCCGCACAAATCGCGGCGGCAATCACCCCGCGCACAAAAGCGATTCTGATTGGCTACCCAAACAACCCCACCGGCGCAGTCATGCCCCGTGAAAAACTGGCGGCGATTGCCACCCTCGCTGAAAAACACGATCTATGTGTGATCTCCGATGAGATTTATGATCGGCTAATTTATAGTGGATTCCAGCATACACAGTTTGCCACCCTTCCCGGAATGCGCGAACGGACGGTAGTCCTCGGCGGATTTAGCAAAAGCCATGCCATGACAGGCTGGCGGATCGGCTTCGCCACTGGCAATAAGGATGTGATTGCCGCCATGCGCAAGGTACATCAATACACGATCATGTCTGCCCCAACAACGGCGCAAGTGGCAGCGTTGGAGGCGCTGGCACACGGCGAACCTGATGTGGCGGCGATGGTTGGCGAATATGACCGCCGTCGCCGGCTGATTGTCGGCGGCTTTAATGAGTTGGGGCTGACCTGTTTCGAGCCAAAGGGCGCATTTTATGCCTTCCCCAACATCACCGCGACGGGGATGGATGAAAATACCTTTGCCGAGACACTGCTTCAAGAGGAGCGTGTCGCCATGGTGCCGGGGAGCGCTTTTGGCGGCAGCGGCGTTGGCTATGCCCGTGCCAGCTATGCCACAGCCTATGAAAAGATCGAACAGGCGTTAGAGCGCCTTCACCGCTTTATGCAGCGTCACGGCTAG
- a CDS encoding antibiotic biosynthesis monooxygenase, producing MFVALIHIRVKPEFVDAFIAAALDNVRNSVQEAGIFRFDFIQQEDDPTRFVLIEAYRDPAVQLAHRETAHYLRWRDAVADMMAEPRTGIKYTPLYPTDSHDWTYPTR from the coding sequence ATGTTCGTTGCCCTTATCCACATTCGTGTGAAACCGGAATTCGTTGACGCTTTCATCGCGGCGGCGCTCGATAACGTCAGGAACAGCGTCCAAGAAGCAGGCATTTTCCGTTTCGATTTCATCCAGCAAGAAGACGACCCCACCCGCTTTGTCCTCATCGAGGCGTACCGCGATCCCGCCGTCCAGCTTGCCCACCGCGAGACGGCACACTACCTTCGCTGGCGCGATGCCGTTGCCGACATGATGGCAGAGCCGCGCACGGGAATCAAATACACCCCCCTTTACCCAACAGACAGTCATGATTGGACGTATCCCACACGATGA
- a CDS encoding CinA family nicotinamide mononucleotide deamidase-related protein — MTPLTITAEIISIGEELLSADSDTLDTNSVFITKALGRIGIRVTYKVTVGDDEGRITAVINAALARADVIITTGGLGPTVDDMTRQGVAAATGQALTLRSELLEDIAAKFARFGARMSDNNRIQAMLPERAEIIPNPTGTAAGFIVAYKGRLILSLPGVPREMKAMVDQWVIPYLREKVGAGGVIRTRVLRTAGIGESHIDEQIGHLEKLANPTVGLNAHGGWTDVRITARAETDETAAALIAPVEAEVREKLGAYIFGVDRDPLEAALARALSAANTHLSILEIGTSGGLAARLASQPEASAQITPVSEALASEWRAAAADVPDPRTMAERLAERAMTQTGHGGAVVLLATPDSMAVCVRVAGRIRSRSYGYGTVIAPPDILAGWGMAMLWWLLRGLPSE, encoded by the coding sequence ATGACCCCACTGACGATCACTGCCGAAATCATCTCCATTGGTGAGGAATTGCTTTCCGCCGATTCGGATACCCTAGATACGAATTCTGTCTTTATTACGAAGGCTTTAGGCAGAATCGGGATTCGGGTGACTTATAAAGTAACGGTGGGCGACGATGAAGGGCGCATCACCGCCGTGATCAATGCCGCCCTCGCCCGTGCCGATGTGATCATCACAACCGGCGGACTCGGACCCACCGTTGACGACATGACCCGCCAGGGTGTTGCCGCCGCTACCGGGCAGGCGCTCACCCTACGTTCCGAACTGCTTGAGGATATTGCCGCCAAGTTTGCCCGTTTTGGGGCGCGGATGAGCGATAACAACCGGATTCAGGCGATGCTCCCCGAACGCGCCGAGATCATCCCCAACCCAACCGGCACAGCCGCAGGGTTTATCGTTGCCTATAAGGGGCGTCTGATCCTCTCCCTCCCGGGCGTCCCCCGCGAGATGAAGGCGATGGTCGATCAATGGGTGATTCCCTACCTACGCGAAAAAGTTGGGGCGGGCGGGGTTATTCGCACCCGCGTCCTCCGCACGGCGGGGATCGGGGAAAGCCACATTGATGAGCAGATTGGGCATTTGGAGAAATTGGCGAATCCTACCGTCGGCTTGAACGCACACGGCGGCTGGACAGATGTCCGCATCACGGCGCGGGCGGAGACGGACGAGACGGCGGCGGCGCTCATTGCCCCCGTTGAAGCAGAAGTGCGCGAAAAACTGGGGGCGTACATCTTCGGCGTTGACCGCGACCCATTGGAGGCGGCGCTTGCCCGCGCCCTGAGCGCGGCGAACACCCATCTCAGCATCCTTGAGATCGGCACGAGTGGCGGCTTGGCGGCGCGGTTGGCAAGCCAACCCGAAGCATCTGCTCAGATCACGCCTGTCAGCGAGGCGCTTGCTTCAGAATGGCGAGCGGCGGCGGCTGATGTCCCCGACCCCCGCACGATGGCAGAGCGCTTGGCAGAACGCGCCATGACTCAAACAGGGCATGGTGGCGCGGTGGTCTTGCTTGCCACCCCCGATTCAATGGCAGTCTGTGTCCGCGTGGCGGGGCGCATCCGCAGTCGGAGTTACGGCTATGGGACGGTCATTGCCCCCCCCGATATTCTCGCCGGATGGGGCATGGCAATGCTCTGGTGGCTGCTGCGCGGCTTGCCCTCTGAGTAA
- a CDS encoding amino acid ABC transporter substrate-binding protein gives MAARLSRRLILSLCAGLLFADLLLTWKALNPYDASLERVLAAGVLRVGIDPTYPPYGVFAGETISGLDADLAEEIAARLGVRVQFVPLGIDGLYDALAADQIDLLLSAVAFDPYRLNEFLYLRSYMDAGQVLVSANATITTMGAMEGRTLAVEYGSLGDELARRWVRRLRVLNLTHHLTTDAALDALRRGEAAAALVDHTSARLYLRTHPDAGLFIAPQSVQSDPYCPVTRLRALKLAMAVNAALEAMADDGTLEKLLQRWL, from the coding sequence ATGGCCGCCCGTCTGAGCCGCCGCCTGATTCTTTCCCTTTGTGCGGGGCTGCTGTTTGCCGATCTGCTGCTGACGTGGAAGGCGTTGAATCCCTACGATGCCTCCCTAGAGCGCGTCCTTGCGGCGGGCGTTTTGCGCGTCGGGATCGACCCCACCTACCCTCCCTATGGCGTTTTTGCGGGCGAGACGATCAGCGGTTTGGACGCTGACCTTGCCGAGGAAATTGCCGCACGGCTTGGTGTGCGGGTGCAGTTCGTCCCGCTTGGGATTGATGGTCTCTACGACGCGCTCGCCGCTGATCAGATCGATCTTTTGCTCTCCGCTGTTGCCTTTGATCCCTACCGCCTAAACGAATTCCTTTACCTCCGCTCCTATATGGATGCCGGGCAGGTGTTGGTGAGCGCCAACGCGACGATCACAACGATGGGGGCAATGGAGGGGCGAACGCTGGCGGTGGAGTATGGGAGTTTGGGCGATGAATTGGCGCGGCGGTGGGTCAGACGGCTGCGGGTGCTGAACCTGACCCACCATCTGACGACGGATGCCGCCCTTGATGCGCTTCGTAGGGGGGAGGCGGCAGCCGCCCTTGTCGATCACACCTCGGCACGGCTCTACCTACGGACGCACCCCGACGCGGGGTTGTTCATTGCCCCGCAGAGCGTCCAAAGCGACCCCTACTGCCCAGTGACGCGCCTGCGGGCGCTGAAACTGGCAATGGCGGTCAACGCAGCGCTAGAGGCAATGGCGGACGATGGGACGCTAGAGAAACTCCTTCAGCGGTGGTTGTGA
- a CDS encoding SCO1664 family protein → MSASSDKQNPTLSPPADNAQILHVLTHGVMTEAHGGLLKWSSNRTFLVCLEYEAVRLLAVYKPQRGERPLWDFPDGTLCLRETAAYTISAALGWHVVPPTVLRGGTGGIGSVQYYIPHDPEVNYFTLEESFAGQLQQMVALDLMINNADRKGGHCLVDERGKMWGIDHGIAFHTAPKLRTVIWDFAGQPIPDTLLKDMERVYCLVEDPSQPLRSSLEKLLDRTEVGAFLARTRKLLQRREFPRPGPGPNYPWPPV, encoded by the coding sequence ATGTCCGCCAGCAGCGATAAGCAAAACCCCACACTCTCTCCCCCGGCGGACAATGCTCAAATTCTCCATGTGCTGACGCATGGCGTCATGACCGAGGCACACGGCGGGTTGCTGAAGTGGAGTTCCAACCGCACCTTTTTGGTCTGTCTAGAGTATGAGGCTGTCCGCCTTTTGGCGGTCTATAAGCCGCAGCGGGGGGAACGCCCCCTCTGGGACTTTCCTGATGGGACGCTTTGCCTGCGAGAGACGGCAGCATATACCATCTCGGCGGCGTTGGGGTGGCACGTTGTCCCCCCGACGGTGCTTCGCGGCGGAACGGGGGGGATCGGCTCGGTGCAGTACTACATCCCGCACGATCCAGAGGTGAATTATTTCACCCTTGAGGAATCCTTTGCCGGTCAACTTCAACAGATGGTCGCCCTTGATCTGATGATCAATAACGCAGATCGAAAGGGGGGGCATTGTTTGGTTGATGAACGCGGCAAAATGTGGGGAATCGATCACGGTATTGCCTTCCACACCGCGCCGAAACTGCGAACGGTGATTTGGGACTTCGCCGGACAGCCAATTCCGGACACTCTCCTGAAGGACATGGAGCGTGTTTACTGCCTTGTGGAGGACCCCTCGCAACCGCTCCGCAGCAGCTTGGAAAAGCTCCTTGATCGGACGGAAGTGGGGGCATTTCTTGCCCGAACGCGAAAGCTCCTCCAGCGGCGGGAGTTCCCCCGTCCGGGTCCGGGTCCGAATTACCCATGGCCGCCCGTCTGA
- a CDS encoding DUF3090 family protein, whose amino-acid sequence MPGIELEINPVSYITVGTVGPKGKRQFYLQAGDTRQIVSLIVEKEQVRRLGEALTEMLNELLKREETPLSNDMPDMSRLNMELRDPIEGKFRVASMGLGYDEENDLIVLVAQEFVLSEDPADPTLAQPSTVRLWGTRQQFRALALYTGDVVKQGRPDPAHNGRVIYYWT is encoded by the coding sequence ATGCCCGGCATTGAACTTGAAATCAATCCGGTATCGTATATCACGGTGGGAACGGTGGGACCGAAGGGGAAACGTCAGTTTTACCTTCAGGCGGGGGATACGCGGCAAATTGTCTCGCTGATTGTGGAAAAAGAACAGGTGCGGCGGCTTGGTGAGGCGCTCACCGAGATGTTGAATGAGCTTCTCAAACGGGAAGAAACGCCGCTCTCCAACGATATGCCCGACATGAGCCGCCTGAATATGGAACTGCGCGACCCGATTGAAGGGAAATTTCGGGTTGCCTCTATGGGCTTGGGCTACGACGAAGAAAATGACTTGATCGTTCTGGTTGCCCAAGAGTTCGTCTTAAGCGAAGACCCCGCCGATCCGACGTTGGCGCAGCCAAGCACCGTGCGGCTGTGGGGGACACGGCAGCAGTTTCGTGCTTTGGCGCTTTATACGGGTGATGTCGTTAAACAAGGGCGCCCCGATCCTGCCCATAACGGACGGGTCATTTACTACTGGACATGA